The DNA segment CCGTTCGTGGGGGCGTTCTTGCCCGCGGAAGACGGCAAGGTCGAGGCCCGGCTTGAGCGGGCAGGGGGCGGCCTGAAGCCCGCCGCGGTTCCCGCGGGACCGGGGAAGCCGGCCCCGACGATCTCGAAAGATCTCGCACAGCCTGACTTTGGCAAGTAGTGGATATCAGTTCCTTTCTTAGGAGACGGGGCGCCATGAAAAGGGGTATCGCGTGGCTCGTGGGGTGCGGTGTGGCGGTGGCCGTGGCCACGTCGTGCGCTGCGCTCGAGCCCTCCGCTACGGGCTTGTGCGGCAACGGCGTCATCGAGGACTCGGAGGACTGCGACGAGGCCATTCCGGCGACCTCCGGCGCCGCGTGTCTGCCCGCCGGGCAGCTCAACGCGTGCCACTACACGTGCGGGGTTAAGTCCGAGTGCCCGCCCGCGTGGGGCTGCGACATCAACGAGGGCATCTGCAGGCGCCCAGGCGGGACGTACACCCGAAAGCTCCGCCTCGAGACCGGCGCCGTACGTCTCGTGAAGGGCGACTTCGACGGCGACGGTCGCGCCGACCTCGTGCTGTCGCAAGCGAGCGACCTCGACGGGACGTCCTCCAGCACGGGGTACTTCTTCTCGGAGGGGATGCGCGAGCGCGAGCGCGTCCGGATCCCCACACGGATGGGCCCGCCTCACGTAATCCCGTCGGCGCTAAGCGACAAGGCCCTGGGCGTCGAGACGCCGGCGCGTGACTTCCCGCTCTCAGACCTCGGGTTCGCGACGACGCGAGGGGTCGGGCTGCTGCGCGGAGCCGAGGAAGAGCCGTTCGTCCCGGAGCTTCTACCCTTCCTGAAGGTGGCGGTCGCGAGCGCCCTCGTGCCCATCCCGAGCGCTCCGGATCCTGCGACTGGGTCCTCCCGAGGCCGGATCACCTACGGGGCCCTGGTCGCAGGCCCCGGCGGCCGCAACACCATGGCGACGGTGCGCCTCGACGGAGAGAACCCCCCGGCGAAGTACCTCGGCGAAATGGACGGGGACCCCGCGGCGCTCGCATCGGTGACAGCGCCCGCCGGCCGCGCCCTGTGTTTCTCGACGAAGGCGAACGCGCTCGCCCCTCCGACCACGTCGTGCAGCCACGCGCTCGTCTACTTCAAGGACGCCCCGATGGGGGTCGTCTATATCGTGGACGCCGATTCGGACGTCATCCCGAAACGTCGTCCGCGCATCCTGGCCCCCGGTCCCATTGACGGTCTCGCGGTGGGCGACGTCGATGGGGACGGCCTGACCGACATCGTCATCGGGCAAGGCCGGGGGAGCGACAAGGCCAGCTGTCCGCTCATGGTCGCCGGCGCGACGCTCCGCGACACGGCGCCGTCGGGGCTTGATACGCTCGAGTTCCGTCCGACCGCGTTGCCAAACCTGAGCGCCTGCCGGAACGAACCGTTCGTGGGGCTCGCGGAGCTCAACGGCGACGGCGTCGCCGACTTCATCTACGGCGGGCGAGTCCTGTTCTCGTCGGGGGCGGCGGGAGGGCCGCGCACCTGGGCCGAGGCCTACCGAAGCCCTGCCTCCCCGTGGACCCAGCTCACCGTTGGAGACTTCGACGGGGACGGGCGCGACGACGCGGTGCTGGCGGGGCTCGGGCAGGTCGACCTCACGGTGCTGCGCGGGTCACAGGGCGAGGTGCGACCCCTCACGGTCCCAACCCCGGAGCCGGTCGACACCGTCGTGGGCGGCTTTTTCGACGGCGATCGCATGCTCGACATCGCGTACTCGACCAAGTCGGACGGGACCCGCGCCGGTGCGGCTCCAGGCGTCCGCGACGCGGGGCCTCCGCCCCGCGACGCGGGGCTCCTTCGTGACGCCGCCGCGCCCGACGCCGCCGCCGCGCCCGACGCCGCGACATCGACGCCGACCCCCTCATCGTCCGTGTACGTCGTGTTTGGTGGCACGGAGCACGAGACGGTTCGTGTCGGGCGCAAGTCCGGCGCGCTCCAGAACCTGCGCCGACCCCTGTCGGATCCGACGCTCCCCGACATCGACGTCCTCGGCTTGCAGACGCGCACGGCCGCCGAGACGACCCTGTATGCGATCTACGCACCCCAAGGCCGCGGGCTCGTCCCTCTCTCGGGGAACACGGGAGAGGGCGGCGTAATCGGCGGTCGCGGGGTCGCGTTCGCCGATCTGCACGGCACCGGCAGGCTTGATGCCGTCCGCCTGAAGCTCAAGCAAAACTTCGCCTGCAAGACGGATCCGCCAAAGGCCGGCGTGGAGGTGCAGCCCGACCTGTTGACCCCGCCTTCGGTGCGAAAGTCGCGCGACGGCGCCATGGATTCGTACGACTCCCCGTACCACCCGCTGTCCCCGCTCGCGGTCGCCGCGGGGCGTGTCGGTGCGATCCCCATGGCGTTCGCGGTGGGCGCGGCGGGGGCAAGCTCCGCATCTTGGGGGCACGGTGTCGGCCGCAAGTGCCGAAGGGGCCCCTGTCGGCCAAGCTCGTCTTGAGCGAGCCTCGTCGAGGCGCTGGCGTACGACGTGGACCAGCCGCCCAGCGCCACCAGCGATTGCGTCAATCGACAATCGGACAGCTTGTCGCCGGCGGAGAGGTTCTCGCTCGTCGACCTCGACGGCGACGGGTACGACGACCTGGTGTTCTCCGACGGCGGGCGGGTTCGCCTCAAGGGGGACGCCGAGAGTCCGTACGGCCTCTATCCGGGCCTCGTCGTCGTGCTGCGGGGTGACGGCACCGGCAAGTTCTCGCGGGTCTCGCCCCCCGACCTGCGTGGCCGCTCGTTCGCCAAGGCCACCCTGCCCAACGGCCGCCCGGGCCTCGCGGTCTTGCGCGCTGGCAAAGTTGTATTCTACACGTTCACGAACGGCGAATTCGGCGCAGCACCCGCCGCGGACGTGACGCTCGAGGATCCGAACGGCCGTTCGCTCGAGGTCGGTGATTTCGATGGCGACGGGCTGGACGACCTCGCCGTGCTCGGCGGCGGCGTCTTGAAGATTTACGCAGGCGAGCGCGCGGGCCTCGAGGGACGGGTTGAACGGGAAGAGAATTCGCCACGCGCGCCCCGGGCACTGGATGGGTCTCGCCGTTGCCTTCGGCCTTGCGTCCCCGCTCGCAGCTTCCATCACGCCCCGCCTCGCGCGGGCGGAGGCGCCGTCCGCGGCCCAGCCAAGACCCAGTTCAGCCTCGGCGCGCAGGCCTACAGCACCGCGCGCTACGACGTCGCGGTGGTGGCGTTCGCCGAGGCGTACAGGCTGCTCCCGAGGCCGGAGATCCTCTTTTCCCTCGCCCAAGCCGAGAAGAAGCAGTGCCTCGCGACCAAGGACGGCGCGCTGCTCAAGAAGGCCCTGAAGCACTTTCGGGAGTACTACGACCGGCCGGAGCGCCTGGCGGAAGGTCGGAGGCGGTCAACGCGATCTCGGAGCTTGTCGCCCTGCAGAGCACGCCAGGTTATGCCGTCGCCGGCGCGGCGGCGGCCCCCGTCGCCACACGCGAGGCCACGAGGCTCTCGGTGTACGCGGCCGTCGACGGACAGGCGCGCGGCGCGGAGCTCTACGTCGACGGGCGCAGCCGCGGCGATCTGCCGTTTTCCGGCCCCGTCTCGGCGGGCAAACACCACATTCACGTCCGGTTGGCGGGGCACGTGCCGGTCGAGCGCGACGTGAAGCTCGCGGAAGGGACCTCCGAGAGCCTCAGGTGAACCTCGTGGAGCGCCCCGTGGGCGTCGCGTCTGACGCGCCCTCCAGGGACCGACGTCTACATCGACGGGGCGTTCGTCGGGCCGCACGCCCTTCGGCGTCGGGGTCGGCCTCACGTCGGGGCCCCACACGGCGGTGCTCGTGAAGAACGGGCGCCGTCTCTTGGCCAAAGAGTTCACGGTCGAGCAGGGCAAGCCGATGATCGTTCGCGCGCCGCTCGAGGTGTCCACCCAGCGCATCGCGGCGTACGCGGTGGGCACCGTGGGGGTCGCAGGCCTCGTCGCGTCCGGCGTGTTCTACGGCATCGCCCTCGGCGAAGAGACGCGGGCGCAGAACCGCCAGCTCGACGCGGCATTGGCAACCTCCAACCCCCAAGGGGTCGAGCAGTACAACAACGCGCTCGCGAACCGCGACTCGTTCCGCGCCGTAGGCACAGTGAGCGCGCTCGGCGGGGCGCTCGCGCTCGCCGGCGGGGTCGCCCTGTTCGCCTTCGACCGCCCCGATCCGAACAGCGTGCCGATCCGGGCCCGACGGGCCCAGCCGAAAAGCCTGGCGCGGACTTCGAGTTCGCCGCCGCGCCTCTGCTGCTCCGGGGGAAGGGAGCCGGCGGGCTCGGCACGCTAGGAATCGCGCCCGCGCTTCGCGACGCGAGCACGCTTCGGCTTGCGCTTTCTGTTTGCGAGGGACCGCGCGTTCGTCGCATGAAGGCGGGCATGCCGTTCAAGAAAGTGCTCGTCGCGAACCGCGGCGAGATCGCCCGCCGCGTCATCCGCACCTGCAAGCGCCTCGGCGTCCCGACCGTCGCCGTGTACTCCGAGGCGGACGCCCAGTCGCCGCACGTCCGTGAGGCGGACGAGTCGGTGCTGCTCGGCCCCGCGCCGGCGAAGGACTCGTACCTCAACGTCCCCGCCGTGCTCGACGCGATCGCGCGAACGGGCGCGGACGCGGTGCACCCGGGCTACGGATTCCTGAGTGAAAACAGCGGGTTCGCGCGCTCCGTCGCCACGGGAGGTGCGGCGTTCATCGGCCCGCCGCCGGCGGTGCTCGACGCGTTCGGCGACAAGATGAAGGCGCGCCACGTCGCGCTCTCCGCGGGCACCACGCCTGTCCCCGGGACCGACACGCCGCTCGCGCTCGACACCGCGGAGGCGCTCGTGGAGGCCACCGCCGTGGCGGAGCGGGTGGGCTACCCGGTGATCGTGAAGGCGGTCGGCGGCGGGGGTGGCATCGGCATGCAGATCGTGCGCGACGCCGCGGGCATGGAGCGCGCGCTGAAGAGCTGCTCCGACCGAGGGCGCGCGTCGTTCTCGGACGCCCGCGTGTACATCGAGCGCTACGTCGGCAAGCCGCGGCACATCGAGGTGCAGGTGTTCTGCGACGCGCACGGCGCCGCCTACGCGCTCGGCGAGCGCGAGTGCAGCGTGCAGCGCAGGCACCAGAAGATCATCGAGGAGACCCCGTCGCCGGCGGCCTTCTTCGCGGGCGAGGCAGGTGAGGCGAGGCGCGCTGCGCTCTACGAAGCGGCGCTCCGCGTGGTGCGCAAGGTGGGCTACGTGGGCGCGGGCACGTGCGAGTTCATCGCCGACGAGGCGGGCGAGCTCTACTTTCTCGAGGTCAACGCGCGCCTGCAGGTCGAGCACCCCGCGACCGAGATGGTCACCGGCCTCGACCTCGTCGAGTGGCAGCTCCGCGTCGCCGCGGGCGAGCGCCTGCCCGACTGGTCGCGGTTGCCGCGGACCGGCCACGCGATCGAAGCGCGCATCTGCTGCGAGGATCCGGCGAAGGGCTTCGTGCCCAAGCCCGGGCCCATCCACGAGCTCGCGTGGACACCGGACGGCGAGGTGCTCACGCGGGAGATCCGCGTCGAGTCGGCCGTCGTCGCCGGCAACACCGTCACGCCCTACTACGATCCCATGATCGCCAAGCTGTGCGCCTGGGGCGACACGCGCGCGGCGGCGATCGCGCGGCTCGACGCCCTGCTCGCGGGGGTCCACATCGCGCCCACCGTGACCAACATGCCGTTCGTGCGGCGCGTGCTCGCGTCGCCCGAGTTTTCGAGCGGCGAGTACGACACGGGGTTCGCCGAGCCCTTCGCGAAGCGCCCTCCGGCGTAGGCGCCAGGCGTCTGCGCGACCGCGGAGTCACCTCGGACTACACGGGAGTGAGCAGCGGGCGCCCTTCGAGGAGCGCCACCACGTTGTCCGCCGCGAGCATGGCCATGGCGCGGCGGGTCTCCGCCTCGGCGCTGCCGATGTGCGGCACGAGCACCGCGTTCTCTCGCAGCAGCAGCGCGGGGTGCACCTTCGGCTCGTGCTCGTAGACGTCGAGGCCGGCGGCGAACAGGGGCCCGTGAGCGAGCGCTTCGGCCAGCGCCTCCTCGTCGACCACCGCGCCTCGCGACGTGTTCACGAGCACCGAGCCGGGCTTCATGCGGGCGAGCTCCGCGCGGCCGATGAGGTGCCGCGTGGCGGCCGACAGCGGCACGTGGAGCGAGACGAAATCGGCGCGGGCGAGCAGCTCCGCGAGCGGCACGCGCTCGGCCGCCGGCGCCCCGGGCGGCGGGTCGGCGCGTGACGTGTAGAGTACACGCATTCCAAAGCCCTCGGCGCGCCTCGCCACTGCGCGCCCAATTCGCCCGAAGCCGACGACCCCGAGGGTCGCGCCGGCGACGCGCTTGCCGAGCATGAACGCCGGGTTCCACGGGGGAAACCCGCCGCTCCGGAGGACCCGCTCGGCCTCGCCGACCCGCCGCGCCGCCGCGAGGAGCAGGGCGAACGCCAGGTCGGCCGTGGCGTCGGTGAGCACGTCGGGCGTGTTCGTGACCGCCACACCGCGCGCGCGGCACGCGTCGAGGTCGACGTGATCGACCCCGGCGGACACGTTGGCCACGAGCTCGAGGCGGGGCAGGCGAGCGAGGAGCCCGCGGTCGACGCGCGTCGTGAGCAGCGGGACGAGGGCGCGCGCGGCCGCGGCCTCCGGGGAGAGCTCGCCGCCGACGCCGTCGGCGTACACCTCCACGCGCGCGCCGGTCGCGCCGATCCGCCCGAGCGCCTCGGAGGCGAGGGGGCCCGCCACGAGGACGTCAGTCATTCGCGTCGGCGTCCGCGTCGAACGGCACGACGCGCACGTCGTCGAGCCTCGGCAGCGCCGCCCGCAGCTCGGCCTCGATCGTGCTCGCGGTCCCGACGACGACGATCGCGAGATCTTGCGTCGAGATCCGCTCGCGCACGGCCGCGGACGCGGACGCGGCCGTCGTCGCGCGGACGCGCTCGAGGTACGAGGTGTGGTAGTCGGCCGGCAGCGCGAGCGTGTGGGTGTCCAGCGCCTGGTGGAGGCGCTTCGTCGGCGTGTCGATTTCGAACGCGTGCGATCGGACGAGGTAATTTCGCACGAACGCCGTCTCGCGCGGGGTCACGCCTCGCTCGACGAAGCGCTCGAGGAGATCGAGCTCCAACGCGACACACTTCGGGGCGTCGGTCGACGCCGGGAAGGTCCAGACGGTGAGCGCGTGGCGCACGCGCTCCACCGAGAGCCTCGCGCTCGCGCCGTACGACCAGCCGCGCTTCGAGCGGACCTCGCGCATCAGCCGCGAGGTGAACGTACCGCCGAAAATGGCCGTTCCGACGAGCAGCGGGACGTGGTCGGGGTCGTGGCCCGAGGTGCCCAGCGCGCCGATGAGGATCTGCGTCTGCGAGCGCTCGGGCTTGTCGACGATCACGAGGCGCCGGCCGCGCGGCCCGGGCGGATCGTGGAGGGCGTCGAACGACGGCGCGGCGCCGCTCGGGAGCGCGGCCGAGAGGCGCTCGGCGATCTCCGAGGCCTCCTGCGCGCCCACGTCGCCGGCGAAGCCGAAGGTCGCGGTCTCGCGCAGGTAGTGCCCGCGGTAGTGGGCCTCGAGCGTCTCTGGCGTGATCGTGGCGAGGGTGCGAGGGCGCCCCTGGGCCGAGCGGCCGAACGGGTGTCCCTCGAACATCGCGGCGCGGAAGGCGACCTGCGCGAGGTGGCGGTCGCTGTCGCGCGCCTCGATGAGCTCCGCGAGCACCTTCTTGCGCAGTCGCTCGACCTCGTCGGGTGCGAACGCGGGGCTCCCGAGGACCTCGGCGAGCAGGTCCACGAACCCGCCTAGATTGCGACGGATCACCTGCGCGTGCAGGGTGGTGGTCGTCGCGCTCACCTCCACCGACAGCTCGCCCCCGAGGCGGTCGAGCGCGGCCTCGAGCTCGCGCGCGGAGCGGCCGCGGGTGCCGCGGCGGAGCATGCGACCCGTGAAGCGCGACAGGCCCTCTTGTCCATGGGGATCAAAGAACGCCCCGGTGCCGAACGCGACGACGAGGTTGACCACCGGCAGCGCCCGCGAGGGCTCATGGAGGACGCGCGTCATGCGCTCACCGCCGCGGACTCGGTCGCCTGCGGGAGCACCGTGACGACGGTCCGCGAGGCGGCGCCGAGCCACCTACGCGCGGCCGTCCGCACCTGCCCGCGGGTCACGCGCCGGTACGCCTCGAGCTTCGCGAACGCGCCCCGCGGATCGCCCAGCACAGTGTCGTAGAAGCCTATCTGCTCGGCCTTGCCCGCGGCCGTGTCGAGCGACTGGAGGAGCCCGAGCTCGAGCCGGGCCTTCGCGCGCTCGAGCTCGTCCTCCGTCACGAGCTCCTCCTTCAGGTTCGCGATCTCGGCGTCGAAATCGCGGAGCAGCTCTTCGGGGCCGTGCGGCGCCCGCGCAGTGAGGAATACCTCGTAGAGGCCGGGATCACGGAAGGTCGAGACCCACCCGCGCAGCTCGGTCGCGACCTCGGTCGCGACGACCATCCGCTCGTAGAGGCGCGACGCGCGACCGCCGAAGAGGACCTCGTTCAGCACGCAGAGGACGGTGTGCTCGCTGTCGCCGAGCGACGGGCCCCGGTAGCCCACCAGCACCTTCGTGGTCGCGGTGGGGCGACGCAGCACGACCTCGCGCGCCGCCGTCTGGGGCGGATCGGGGAGGGTGTCCTCCTCCGGCACGACGCCCCGGGGAATGCCCCCGTACGCGCGCCCGACCTTCTCCAGCACCGCGCGCTCGCTCACGTCGCCCACCACCACGAGCGTCGCGTTGTTCGGCGCGTAGTAGCTCGCGTAGAACGCCTCGCAGTCGGCGGGGGTGAAGTTCTGGATGTCGTCCATCCAGCCGATCGTGGGCCAGTGGTACGGGTGCCGATCGAAGGCGGTCTTGTAGAGCAGCTCGTTCGCCGCGCCCTCGACGTCGTCCTCCACGCGATAGCGCCGCTCGTTCGCGACCACCTCCTTCTCGCTCGTCACCTGCGGCTCCCGCAGCACGAGGTGGGCCATGCGCTCCGACTCGAGGGACACGGCGAGGCCGAAGCGATCTCTCGGGAGCGACTCGTAATAGTACGTCCAGTCGAGCCAGGTGGCGGCGTTCGACTCCGCGCCGCTCTCCTCGAGCCGGCGGTCGAACTGCCCGGCGCGCAGGTTCTCGGTCTCGTTGAACATCAGGTGCTCGAACAGGTGCGCGAGCCCCGTCTTACCCGGCCGCTCGTGGCGCGAGCCCACGCGAAACCAGGTAAAATAGCTCACGGTTGGCGCCTGCCGGTCCACGAGCAGCAGCAAACGGAGGCCGTTCCCGAGCGTGAACGCGCGCACCGGATCGGCGCCGAAGGGCACGTCGCCCTCGTAGGTCCACTGGTGGGCGGGGGAGGGCGCGCGCGCGTTCAGCGTCGAGATCGTGGCCAGAATGCGCTTGTCCATTCCGCCCGCTTTACCACTCCGTCACGTCGAGCACCTGGAAGGATTCGCCGTGCCAGAGCCACACGTGCGGACCGCACAGCGCGAGGATGGCCGTCTCGGGGGCGCCGCTCAGCGACTCGCGGTCTTCGCTCCCGAGGCGTACGAGGCGCGCGGGCTCGTCGCAGTCGCGCGCGCGGTAAAACAGCGGCTCGTCCCCGCTCGTGCTGAGGACGCCACCGTCGCTCGCGATCAGCATGCCGCCCTCGAACAGGCGGAGCGAGTGGGCCGCGCGCGGCGCGCCCCGATCGTCGGAGAAGGCGGGGTGCTCTTGCTCCAAGGGGACAGGGCGGGGCCTCGCGGCGCGCTCCTCGCGCCACACGGTACCCTCCCGGTCGAGCACGAACGCGGCGCCGCGGAACACGTCGAGGTCGGCCACGTCGACGCCGATGACCTGGTCTTGGCGGATGTCGCTCCAGCGCTTGCCGTCGAACGACGCGACGGCCCCCATCTGCGCGCCGCTCACGAGCATGCTGAGGCCCCGCTTGTGCGCATGGATGGCGAGGACCGCCTCGCTCCCGTCGAGGCCCGCGTCGGGCGTGAACGGGATGAAGCGGTTGCCCGACAGCTCGAGCAGCGCTCCCGCGCCCCACACGAGCACGCGGCCCACGGCTGAGCCCATTCCGTACCAGAAAGTGCGCCCGGGGGTGCGGCGCGCGAGCGGAATGGGGCGGGACGTACCGTCGCGCTCGAACCGCACGGCGTGGCTCGCGGTCAGGCCCCACACCGTGCCATCGCGCTCGACGTGGATATCGGTGAGGTGCTCGTCGCGCGACACTTCGCTCTCGACCTCTCCGTCGACGAAGTGGAGCAGCAGGCTCGGCGCCTTCGCGCGGGCTCCGCTGGCGCGGCCGAGCACGTAGAAATCGGACGGTGAGCGCCCAGCCGCGGCTCGGAACGTGTAGCGCGTCGCGGGGAGGGGATCGAGGACGCGGGCGCCGCGCACCACGAGCGGTGGCTCCGGCGCCGACTCGCGGAGATCGCGCGACAGATCCTCGACGTGCTTGCCGGCCGACTCGGCGTAGAAGTTCTCGTTTCGGAACGTGCGCAGCCAGCGGAAGACGTCCTCGGCCCCGAACGCGACGTCGCCGGTGCGAAAGCGGCCGGTCATGGAGAAATCGTCGACGTTGATGGTGAGCACCGTCGCGCCCGTCGAGTCGAACAGGCGGTTCACGTCGCCCCGCGTGGCCCGAGCGCGCTCGGCTCCGAGCAGCGCGGTCATGGCGGGCAAGTCGGAGGTCTCGAGCGTGCCAAGCAGCGGCGTCTCGAAGTGGAAACCCAGGTTCGCGAGCAGCTCGCGGAGCCGCTGAGGGATCCGCGCCGCGGCCTCCATCGACTCTTCGCGCTCGTCGGCAAGGTCGTCGAGCCAGTGGGCGAAATCGTGCGCTCGTGGTCGTGGCGTGGTGCCCACGAGCTCGACGACGGGGAGCTGGCCGGGCGCCGTGGCCGCCCGCGGCGCTCCGCCGAACCGACGCGGCCCGTGCCCGCGATCCAGCGCGACGAGGGCGCCGTCGACCGTGGCGAAAGGGAAGTACCGCTTCCCGCCGTCGGCTCCGAAGCGCGCGCGCACCTCAGCCTGCGCGTGCGTGATGCCCTCCGCGTCGAGCAGCGCGCCAGGGTCGCCGAAGCCGGAGGTCACGGCGGCCACGGCGACGTAGGGCTCAGGGAGCGGTCCGCCAAAGCGCTCGGCGCGCGCCTCGAGCTCAGCCTCGGGGACCGGAGGAAGGAAGGACGCGCCACGGCCCGACTGTTCCAGGACCACGCGGATGCGCTCGATCGCGGCGAGCGCGAGGCGGCTCGGGTCGATCGTCGCCCGTGGCTTCGGGCGCCTTACCGCAGGCTTCTTCCGTGGGGCGAGGGTCTTTCGCACGCGGCGGCGCTAGACTACCAAACTTCGCGGCCGTCCTACGAGAAAGCCGCGCCTCGGCCCCGGAGGCAACGAAACGGACGAGGCGCGCCGTCCGCGAGGCTCCCGACGCCGCGCTCGCGCTCCGCAATTTCGTCGAGCGAGGGAGACTCGCGCCCTGGGGGAAGCAATCGCGGCCGCATGATCGGCGTTCGATGAGCTCCGCCCCGAGCCGGTGGCTCTGTTCGGGAGAATTCGCGGCGCTAGCCCTCGACCTTGAGGATGGCGAGGAACGCCTTCTGCGGGATCT comes from the Myxococcales bacterium genome and includes:
- a CDS encoding FG-GAP repeat protein — its product is MKRGIAWLVGCGVAVAVATSCAALEPSATGLCGNGVIEDSEDCDEAIPATSGAACLPAGQLNACHYTCGVKSECPPAWGCDINEGICRRPGGTYTRKLRLETGAVRLVKGDFDGDGRADLVLSQASDLDGTSSSTGYFFSEGMRERERVRIPTRMGPPHVIPSALSDKALGVETPARDFPLSDLGFATTRGVGLLRGAEEEPFVPELLPFLKVAVASALVPIPSAPDPATGSSRGRITYGALVAGPGGRNTMATVRLDGENPPAKYLGEMDGDPAALASVTAPAGRALCFSTKANALAPPTTSCSHALVYFKDAPMGVVYIVDADSDVIPKRRPRILAPGPIDGLAVGDVDGDGLTDIVIGQGRGSDKASCPLMVAGATLRDTAPSGLDTLEFRPTALPNLSACRNEPFVGLAELNGDGVADFIYGGRVLFSSGAAGGPRTWAEAYRSPASPWTQLTVGDFDGDGRDDAVLAGLGQVDLTVLRGSQGEVRPLTVPTPEPVDTVVGGFFDGDRMLDIAYSTKSDGTRAGAAPGVRDAGPPPRDAGLLRDAAAPDAAAAPDAATSTPTPSSSVYVVFGGTEHETVRVGRKSGALQNLRRPLSDPTLPDIDVLGLQTRTAAETTLYAIYAPQGRGLVPLSGNTGEGGVIGGRGVAFADLHGTGRLDAVRLKLKQNFACKTDPPKAGVEVQPDLLTPPSVRKSRDGAMDSYDSPYHPLSPLAVAAGRVGAIPMAFAVGAAGASSASWGHGVGRKCRRGPCRPSSS
- a CDS encoding VCBS repeat-containing protein; translation: MSPAERFSLVDLDGDGYDDLVFSDGGRVRLKGDAESPYGLYPGLVVVLRGDGTGKFSRVSPPDLRGRSFAKATLPNGRPGLAVLRAGKVVFYTFTNGEFGAAPAADVTLEDPNGRSLEVGDFDGDGLDDLAVLGGGVLKIYAGERAGLEGRVEREENSPRAPRALDGSRRCLRPCVPARSFHHAPPRAGGGAVRGPAKTQFSLGAQAYSTARYDVAVVAFAEAYRLLPRPEILFSLAQAEKKQCLATKDGALLKKALKHFREYYDRPERLAEGRRRSTRSRSLSPCRARQVMPSPARRRPPSPHARPRGSRCTRPSTDRRAARSSTSTGAAAAICRFPAPSRRANTTFTSGWRGTCRSSAT
- a CDS encoding ATP-grasp domain-containing protein codes for the protein MPFKKVLVANRGEIARRVIRTCKRLGVPTVAVYSEADAQSPHVREADESVLLGPAPAKDSYLNVPAVLDAIARTGADAVHPGYGFLSENSGFARSVATGGAAFIGPPPAVLDAFGDKMKARHVALSAGTTPVPGTDTPLALDTAEALVEATAVAERVGYPVIVKAVGGGGGIGMQIVRDAAGMERALKSCSDRGRASFSDARVYIERYVGKPRHIEVQVFCDAHGAAYALGERECSVQRRHQKIIEETPSPAAFFAGEAGEARRAALYEAALRVVRKVGYVGAGTCEFIADEAGELYFLEVNARLQVEHPATEMVTGLDLVEWQLRVAAGERLPDWSRLPRTGHAIEARICCEDPAKGFVPKPGPIHELAWTPDGEVLTREIRVESAVVAGNTVTPYYDPMIAKLCAWGDTRAAAIARLDALLAGVHIAPTVTNMPFVRRVLASPEFSSGEYDTGFAEPFAKRPPA
- a CDS encoding D-glycerate dehydrogenase, which gives rise to MTDVLVAGPLASEALGRIGATGARVEVYADGVGGELSPEAAAARALVPLLTTRVDRGLLARLPRLELVANVSAGVDHVDLDACRARGVAVTNTPDVLTDATADLAFALLLAAARRVGEAERVLRSGGFPPWNPAFMLGKRVAGATLGVVGFGRIGRAVARRAEGFGMRVLYTSRADPPPGAPAAERVPLAELLARADFVSLHVPLSAATRHLIGRAELARMKPGSVLVNTSRGAVVDEEALAEALAHGPLFAAGLDVYEHEPKVHPALLLRENAVLVPHIGSAEAETRRAMAMLAADNVVALLEGRPLLTPV
- a CDS encoding insulinase family protein gives rise to the protein MTRVLHEPSRALPVVNLVVAFGTGAFFDPHGQEGLSRFTGRMLRRGTRGRSARELEAALDRLGGELSVEVSATTTTLHAQVIRRNLGGFVDLLAEVLGSPAFAPDEVERLRKKVLAELIEARDSDRHLAQVAFRAAMFEGHPFGRSAQGRPRTLATITPETLEAHYRGHYLRETATFGFAGDVGAQEASEIAERLSAALPSGAAPSFDALHDPPGPRGRRLVIVDKPERSQTQILIGALGTSGHDPDHVPLLVGTAIFGGTFTSRLMREVRSKRGWSYGASARLSVERVRHALTVWTFPASTDAPKCVALELDLLERFVERGVTPRETAFVRNYLVRSHAFEIDTPTKRLHQALDTHTLALPADYHTSYLERVRATTAASASAAVRERISTQDLAIVVVGTASTIEAELRAALPRLDDVRVVPFDADADAND
- a CDS encoding insulinase family protein, with product MDKRILATISTLNARAPSPAHQWTYEGDVPFGADPVRAFTLGNGLRLLLLVDRQAPTVSYFTWFRVGSRHERPGKTGLAHLFEHLMFNETENLRAGQFDRRLEESGAESNAATWLDWTYYYESLPRDRFGLAVSLESERMAHLVLREPQVTSEKEVVANERRYRVEDDVEGAANELLYKTAFDRHPYHWPTIGWMDDIQNFTPADCEAFYASYYAPNNATLVVVGDVSERAVLEKVGRAYGGIPRGVVPEEDTLPDPPQTAAREVVLRRPTATTKVLVGYRGPSLGDSEHTVLCVLNEVLFGGRASRLYERMVVATEVATELRGWVSTFRDPGLYEVFLTARAPHGPEELLRDFDAEIANLKEELVTEDELERAKARLELGLLQSLDTAAGKAEQIGFYDTVLGDPRGAFAKLEAYRRVTRGQVRTAARRWLGAASRTVVTVLPQATESAAVSA